The genomic DNA GGTTTGGCCCCCCACACTGTGTTGTAATGTGGTGGCATGTGGTCAATGGGTCCTGGTAACAGGGGAGGGGTTCACACTCACCCCAGAGGCAAAGATGGCGGGATTCCCACTCTCCAGCATGTCTTCCAACTCCTCACTGGTCGTGGTCCGGCCAGCTATGGGTGGGATCACACTAAGTCAGGCCCTCTCCTAGGAGTTCAATAGCATCCAGCTTCCAACAGAAGCCCCACCCTCAACCACACCTCTAGCTCTAAGCCCCGCCTCCAGACCCTTTAATTGATGGTCCCATCCCCATCTGTAGTCACAGGCTTCACCAATGGCCTCACCACCACCCTCTCCAGTCTATGTCCGCACTACACGGTCCTACCCACACCCACTCTATCTGGGCCAAACCCCATACCTAGACTATTCATGGCACCACCCCTCCAACCCAAATCACGCCCCTAGCCACAGGCCACACCTACCACTACTTGGCTCAAACCACAACCCCAGGCCCTCCCTGTTCATAGCTCCAACCCTCAAACCCACACATTCATGAGCCCCCTTTACCACTTCAGCCACAGGGCCTCCCTTCCAGCCCGGACCCTGCCCCAGCTCACTGATCTCCAGCTGCCTCTGGATGCGCCCTTTGCAGCGTTCTCGGTAGTCTGACTGAGTGGCGTTGTACTCGGACATGACCTCCACAAACTTTCGGGACAGCGTGGAATGCTGGGAGtcgggggtggggagacaggggTACCGGTAGGTATTGGGCTCCACCGAGTACCCAGACACTCAGATGCCCGCCTACCCTCGCCATTCGGCTGCACCTGCGTCTTCCGGATCCTCAGGTCCGCCGACGAGCGGTTCAGACCTTCCTCCTGCTCGATGCTCTGCTCGATGCCTGGGGTGGGAAGGTAGGAGGCCGCTGAGGAAGCAATACCCTGCCTCCATACATCGGCCCCGCCCGTAAATCAAGGGTTCCGCTCCCCTCCCAACCACAAGGGATGGGGGTCACACAGAAGGCAAATTGTAAACAATAGTGGAGGTGGGACGGACAACAGTCCTTACAGCTGGGAGGTGCGTGCAGCTGTGCACACtcgtgtgtgaacacacacacacctgagcacCTGGATGTACTGGATCTGGCAGCTCAAGGCACTCTGTGACCTGATAATTCCTCTTTTGTgcaggaagcaggggaaggacCAGGTGTCTACCACCTGTAGAACATGTCCCCTACATAGTCCTGGCCCCTggacatgcatgcatgtctgtgaacagacacaacATGTGGTCTATGCATGAATCCTCTTCGGGTGGGCttttgcaattttaaaaattatttttaatttattatttctatataattctcatatagcccaggctgtccccaGGCTATGTAGCTTAGGCTCTCCTGATCCTCAGACCTCCACTttctgagattacagatatgAGTTTCCACACACAGTTCATGGGGTTCTGTGGATGGAATTCAGGGCCTCATGTAGGCTGGGCAAGCCTACTGAGCCATGACCCCAGCTGCCACGGAGCCAGGTCCCCAACCACCAGAGCGACTTACTCTTTAGCTTGGAGCGAACTTTGTTCGCTGTCTTCTTAATGTCCGACATGAGCTCCTCCAGTTCCTCCTTGGTCTCTATGAGGTAGAGAGGTGGGGGTGGAAGGTAGAGGGGGAGAGAAGACATGGTGTAGATCTCAGCCTCTAGCACTAGGAATGGGATGGAGATCTCTGGGCAAACCCTGGCATTGtgatctccctccttcccttggcTATGTCTTGGTCTACAGCTGCAATTCTAGGCCAAGGCCACCCTAGCTACAGTCTCACcctctctcctgctgctgccttccaAGAAGCcgccctcctccttctcctccttctctgcctccccgAACCCCCTCCCCTCCCGAGATAACAGATGGGGCTAAATTTAAGGCTGGTCGGGCTGTAGTCGGCCTGTGCGCTGAGGACTGTTTACTTAACGGGAGCAGGGTGGAGGGTGGGCTCCGTTCACCTGGCTTTACCTGAGGGATGGCTCAGGAGGGGAAGCAGATACCCCCACCAGGCCGGAGCACAGTGGTCCAACCTTGCCTACCCAGTCGAAGCAacagctgactttgaactcctcaCAATGCTGTCCTTCCTAGGTGGTTAGCTGCCCTGAATGTCTGAAACAGAGGGCACCCTGGTGTTGGCGGTGTGGGGGAGGTAACAGAAGAACAGTTTCTAAGAGATAATACCCCAGGGTGGGGGAAAGATTGTAGCCATGGAGGTGACAGGTCACCGGGGGTCATGAGAAGCAAAGAGAGGTATGGGAGGACAGTGGCCCTTGTCCTAGAGACAGCTGTGACCTCGGGCTGGCAGAGGCCTCAGGCTGTTCAGCTGCTCTCCCAGGAAGCTACCAGGACCACCCTCTCTGCAGAGAAGCTGGGAGCAGGTTCTTGGCTACCCGCTTCCCTACCATACACCCTGGGGACGGGGCTCAGGGGTGACAGCAGTGGTGTGTCAGGATGGGAGAGCCACCTAAGTGGAATGTGAGTGAGACGGAGAGGGGGCTCTGCACCGCGGAGGCGGGAGCCTTCCTCCCACGAACAAAAGGAAACTTGGTCACCAGCTGCTCTTGCAGTCTCAGCCTTTTTCGCTCAGACTTAAAATAGCCCAGCCGATGGCAGCCCCCGAGGAGGGAAGAACCAGCATTGATCTAGGAAAGCCCCCGATGACCTGCTGCCaattttcatgttcctccttaGCTCTGCCCTGCCCCACAGCCTGGGTGGGGTGCCCTCTCCCCTTGGCTGCCATCTTAGCCTGGCTCCACGGCTCCGTTCCTGGGTACCACACCCACTCTGTAGGCCACCCAGGGATGCTAAGAAAGGAAGCAGAGTAGTTCTGGTTCGGTATGTATGTCCAGCAGCTTAAGGGTCCCCTTGCCAGAGTCCCCTTTCCTTCAGATatgatctcatgtagcccaggctatcccaaaacttgctgtgtagccagaGATGTCTCAGAACTCCTAGTCTCTTTGCCTTACCTCCCCAAAGGCTAGAACGACTACGGACATGTGCCATTGATGTCTCGCTTATGCTCTGCTGGAGCCTGAACCCAGAACATCCAAGCTCTCCTTCCTCTGAGCTACATCCAAAAGCTCATTGCTTTTCCTCTTACCACAAAATTACCATATTACACAGcccacacagggacacacagtgACCTAGATAaccacagacagagacacacacgtcATCCTTGCCACTGTGGACACATCTTTAGGAAAAGGGATGAGGTGAGGTGACTGGACTCCTTTTCCATGGTCCTGGGAggtccccctctctctccctcctagaTGTCTCGTTAGGTCCCACACACTCCATTCTGTCTTCCTTGGGGCATATAAAATACAGCTGCCGTCACGGCTCTTGGCTCAAATATACTGAACCAAAAGGCCAGAGGGAGACTTATTCTGGACCAGAGGGTAAGGGGTCCCCCTTTCTTCCCTTGTCTTATGTGAGCCCCAGGGGTTTGGGACCTCCCAGAGGACATGGAGTAATAGGACAGGTTTCTTCAGGGAACAGTGACCAGGTATGAGTGGCTGGCTAGCCTAGGTCCCTAAGACAGAGAACTTGCCAGTCAATGCCTGTGGGGGCCTGCAGTTGAAAACCTCCCGGGCAGAGAGTCTTGGCTGGGCCCTGGCAACCTGGGCCCTGGTGACGTAGACGCAGGAGCATCAGGTCATCCTCGACAAtttagtgagttcaagaccagcctgggggcGCTGTGAGCTGGATCAGTAGGTAAGGGAGCTTGCCGCCAAGGCTGACAGCCGGAGTTCAATACCCGGGACCCACACTGTGGATGGAGAAGATGGAGTCCTGAAAGTTCAAGTTAGCCTCTGAATGTGTACATGGaacaggagggggtggggggactggacggatggctcagtggttaagaggaacTAGGTTCGGTTCCCGGAACCCACATGCTAGTTCCATTCAGTTCCAGGAGAcataatgccctcttctgacctccctggaTACCAGGCACGCGCGTGGTACAACTGCATGCATGCTGGCAGAACActtgtgcacataaaataaatctaaaaatattaataaaataacagAGAGACCAGCTTGGTCTGTATGGCGAGTCAGtcagtctgtgtctctgtctctgtctttatctgtttctctctctctcctccccccttggatttttgagacaggatttctctgtgtatccctgactgtctTAGCTCTAcataccaggctagccttgaacacctgcctctgcctccctgggagtgctgggattaaaggcgtgggcaACCACCACCCCCTTGgttgagacagtatctcaaaaaacaaaaccaagcaaaacacAAGGCAGGGTGGGCAAAGAGGACACCTGACAGTTTGTCCTGGAAACCCACCTACCGGCATACATACCTGAACACTCACATCCATGAgcggacacggacacacacacacacacacacacacacacacacacacacacacacacagagtctcaacAGGAGTGTTGAGGTAAGGCCAGGTTAAGGGGCCCTGTCTAACACTGAGTCGACACACACAGGCTGCTCGTGTGAAGGGAGACAGGTGACTGACTTCCTGGAGCCGTGAGAATGCAGGGCTCTGAGCTCCCATGAGGCAGGATGCCAGATCTCACAGGTAGCCTGCTTGGTCAGAGAGCTACCTCAGAATTGCCATCTGCTCCCTAGAGAGTCAAGAAGGGCGGGGCTGGGCAGGGCAGCCTCCAATCCATCAACTTACTTTCCCCTCGgtcagtccatccatccatccacccaccaaccCAACTCCCAGCATCCCAGGAGAGCTGCCTGTCCTTCCTGTGGCCCTAGGGAAAAGCTGGGGAGGGTGGGGCTAGCCTGAACTCTCTTTGTAGCTGAGGAAGAccttgaaccttttttttttttttttggaatccTTCAACCACCacctgctgggatcacagattATTCCCGTCATCCCTGGCTGTGACAAATCTTCATTGCAGGTCAATGTCTACTGGTGGCAGTGGGCGCTGACTTCCTTAACTCCAGCACTGGGTTGGTACAAGGAACCCTGTCTTCTACATATGTAGGTCAAACGCCCACTGCCCCATCGCTCCCCAGTGCAAAGTATCGGGAGCTCAGGAGCCCCGGCTTCTCACTTACTCTCATCGGGGTTCGGGGAGGCCAGGATGGCGCTGTGTTTCCTCTTCACCTCCTCCACGTTTTCAGCAATCTTGTCAATAAAGCCCCGGATCTCTTCCACCTGCAGACCCAGGTCAGCAGGGTTAGAGGAGAACAGCAGGAAACCAGAGGAAAGATGGGCCACAGCTCCCGGAAAACCCCAAGCATGGACTCTGCTAGGCACGGGCCTATTCACCCTCAAACTGGCTCACACTGGAGCACCCCCaccctggggtgggggagagggggatgaTGGCGAGCAGGGGTTAGGTGCATGAGAGTCCGGCACTGGCTCATGAGTGAGAAAGCATTAGGTACAAGAGGGGACATCGAGGTACATGATTCCCACCTGTTCAAAGAACTCATCCATGAAGCGGTCTCGGTCCACAGTGACAGTgacatcatcgtcgtcatcgctGTCCTTGGCCTGAACAGGGTTGAATATATGTGAGTAAATATGCCTGGGCCCCTCGAGATCCTAAACTATGAGACATCTTCACACGAAGCTCGGTGAGGCTCTTAGGCCATTTAGCTTCCTCTTGGGAGACAACCTGTGTCCCACACACTTTCAGCCACAATGCCACCTGGAGGATCCCTACACACCCAGCACAGTAGAGAGGATCTGCCTGTCAAGTAGGTGACAGAGTCATGTCCCCTCCCAGTAATGATGAAACTAGGTTACCATGCCGGTGGTCCCTAAAATTGAAATCAGCCAATAAGCTGTTGTCCGAGTTAACTGAGCCTTGAGCCCCACTGGGGTCTCCAAATTCTGCCTCTTGGACTCTCTGCAAGCCAGGACAGACTTCCTGCAAGCCAGGACAGACTCCCTGCAAGCCAGGACTCCCTGCTCTCCAGAACCAacagtctttgttttgttctgtttttagatAGTGgctcattgtgtagcccaggctacggTTAAACTCCTGACCTTACCTTAGCCTCTCGAGTGCTGGCATCacgggtgtgtgccaccatgcctgcttctCAATTAAAATGGAGTTTAGTGTTTCCAAGACCTGTTGG from Rattus norvegicus strain BN/NHsdMcwi chromosome 12, GRCr8, whole genome shotgun sequence includes the following:
- the Stx1a gene encoding syntaxin-1A, with protein sequence MKDRTQELRTAKDSDDDDDVTVTVDRDRFMDEFFEQVEEIRGFIDKIAENVEEVKRKHSAILASPNPDEKTKEELEELMSDIKKTANKVRSKLKSIEQSIEQEEGLNRSSADLRIRKTQHSTLSRKFVEVMSEYNATQSDYRERCKGRIQRQLEITGRTTTSEELEDMLESGNPAIFASGIIMDSSISKQALSEIETRHSEIIKLENSIRELHDMFMDMAMLVESQGEMIDRIEYNVEHAVDYVERAVSDTKKAVKYQSKARRKKIMIIICCVILGIIIASTIGGIFG